From Salvelinus namaycush isolate Seneca chromosome 24, SaNama_1.0, whole genome shotgun sequence, one genomic window encodes:
- the LOC120019643 gene encoding heterogeneous nuclear ribonucleoprotein Q-like isoform X2, with protein MPGIVVFFFFKHPEIRQSATCTLVNYRMMATDQMTDHVNGNGTEEPIDITEVDTTTAEVIHSDNFQTLLDAGLPQKVAEKLDAIYIAGLVAHSDLDERAIEALKEFNEEGALQVLLDFKESDLSHVQNKSAFLCGVMKTYRQREKHGTKVSDPTKGPDEAKIKALLDRTIYTLDVTTGQRKYGGPPPESVYSGAQPTIGTEIFVGKIPRDLFEDELVPLFEKAGPIWDLRLMMDPLSGLNRGYAFVTFCTKEAASETVNLCNNHEIRPGKHIGVCISVANNRLFVGSIPKSKTKEQIVEEFAKVTEGLNDVILYHQPDDKKKNRGFCFLEYEDHKTAAQARRRLMSGKVKVWGNMVTVEWADPIEDPDPEVMAKVKVLFVRNLANSVTEEILEKSFGQFGKLERVKKLKDYAFVHFDERDAAVKALAQMNGKVLEGEHIDIVFAKPPDQKRKERKAQRQAAKTNMYDDDDYYYNYGPPQLPPPTRGGRGRGGYSYPPDYYGYDDYYDYYGYDYPNYRGGYDYDYYGYDDFQAPARGRGGRGARGASPARDRSGAPRGRGGFSPRGGPGSSRGGVQQRGRGGVRGARGDRGGNVGGKRKADGYNQPDSKRRQTNNQNWGSQPIAQQPLQAGKSGRGRS; from the exons ATGCCGGGAAtcgtagttttttttttttttaaacaccctGAAATCAGACAATCGGCAACGTGCACCTTGGTGAACTATCGAATG ATGGCGACCGATCAGATGACCGATCATGTAAATGGGAATGGTACAGAGGAACCAATAGACATAACTGAAGTGGACACAACTACAGCTGAAGTTATCCATTCAGACAATTTCCAGACTTTATTAGATGCTGGTTTACCACAGAAAGTTGCAGAAAAACTAGATGCAATTTACATAGCAG GCCTGGTAGCGCACAGTGACCTAGATGAAAGGGCTATTGAAGCATTGAAAGAATTTAACGAAGAAGGTGCTCTACAAGTCCTGCTTGATTTTAAGGAAAGTGATCTGTCGCACGTGCAA AACAAAAGTGCCTTCCTCTGTGGAGTAATGAAGACTTATAGACAGAGGGAGAAGCATGGGACCAAAGTTTCAGATCCCACGAAAGGACCAGATGAGGcgaaaataaaa GCTCTGCTTGATAGAACCATCTATACACTTGATGTGACAACGGGTCAGCGGAAGTATGGAGGCCCCCCCCCTGAGTCTGTGTATTCAGGTGCTCAACCCACTATTGGAACAGAG ATATTTGTTGGGAAAATTCCTCGAGACTTGTTTGAGGATGAGCTGGTGCCCCTTTTTGAGAAGGCGGGACCTATCTGGGATCTACGTCTAATGATGGACCCCCTGAGTGGCTTGAACAGGGGCTACGCCTTTGTTACCTTCTGCACTAAAGAGGCTGCCTCGGAGACTGTAAACCTG TGTAATAATCATGAAATACGCCCCGGCAAACACATTGGAGTGTGTATATCTGTTGCCAATAACCGGCTGTTCGTCGGCTCCATCCCCAAGAGTAAAACGAAAGAACAGATTGTGGAGGAGTTTGCTAAAGTCACAG AGGGTCTTAATGATGTCATACTGTACCATCAGCCAGATGACAAAAAGAAGAACAGAGGTTTTTGCTTTTTGGAATACGAGGACCATAAAACTGCTGCTCAGGCCAGACGCAGGCTAATGAGTGGCAAGGTGAAAGTGTGGGGGAACATGGTTACTGTGGAATGGGCAGACCCCATCGAGGACCCAGATCCAGAGGTTATGGCCAAG GTCAAAGTTTTGTTTGTCCGAAACCTTGCGAACAGTGTTACGGAAGAAATACTTGAAAAATCCTTCGGCCAGTTTGGGAAACTGGAGCGAGTGAAAAAGCTGAAAGATTACGCCTTCGTTCACTTTGATGAGAGGGACGCTGCAGTCAAG GCGTTGGCTCAAATGAATGGCAAAGTTCTGGAAGGAGAGCACATTGACATAGTCTTTGCAAAGCCCCCCGATCAGAAGAGGAAGGAACGCAAAGCTCAGAGACAAGCAGCCAAAACAAACAT gtatgatgatgatgattattattataaCTACGGCCCCCCTCAGTTGCCCCCTCCCACAAGAGGCGGCCGAGGTAGGGGAGGTTATTCTTACCCACCCGACTATTATGGCTACGATGATTACTACGATTATTATGGATATGATTACCCCAACTACCGCGGGGGATACGACTACGACTACTACGGCTATGATGACTTTCAGGCTCCCGCTAGAGGAAGAGGGGGCAGAGGTGCACGGGGGGCATCCCCAGCCAGAGACAGGTCAGGCGCTCCCAGGGGCAGAGGTGGCTTTTCCCCTCGTGGTGGTCCAGGATCAAGCAGAGGAGGTGTGCAACAGAGAGGCCGCGGCGGGGTACGTGGTGCGAGGGGTGACCGCGGTGGAAATGTAGGAGGAAAGCGCAAAGCTGATGGGTACAACCAGCCAGATTCCAAGCGGCGCCAAACCAATAATCAGAACTGGGGCTCTCAACCCATTGCTCAGCAACCGCTCCAAG CAGGGAAAAGTGGTCGAGGCCGGTCCTGA
- the LOC120019643 gene encoding heterogeneous nuclear ribonucleoprotein Q-like isoform X3 yields the protein MPGIVVFFFFKHPEIRQSATCTLVNYRMMATDQMTDHVNGNGTEEPIDITEVDTTTAEVIHSDNFQTLLDAGLPQKVAEKLDAIYIAGLVAHSDLDERAIEALKEFNEEGALQVLLDFKESDLSHVQNKSAFLCGVMKTYRQREKHGTKVSDPTKGPDEAKIKALLDRTIYTLDVTTGQRKYGGPPPESVYSGAQPTIGTEIFVGKIPRDLFEDELVPLFEKAGPIWDLRLMMDPLSGLNRGYAFVTFCTKEAASETVNLCNNHEIRPGKHIGVCISVANNRLFVGSIPKSKTKEQIVEEFAKVTEGLNDVILYHQPDDKKKNRGFCFLEYEDHKTAAQARRRLMSGKVKVWGNMVTVEWADPIEDPDPEVMAKVKVLFVRNLANSVTEEILEKSFGQFGKLERVKKLKDYAFVHFDERDAAVKALAQMNGKVLEGEHIDIVFAKPPDQKRKERKAQRQAAKTNMYDDDDYYYNYGPPQLPPPTRGGRGRGGYSYPPDYYGYDDYYDYYGYDYPNYRGGYDYDYYGYDDFQAPARGRGGRGARGASPARDRSGAPRGRGGFSPRGGPGSSRGGVQQRGRGGVRGARGDRGGNVGGKRKADGYNQPDSKRRQTNNQNWGSQPIAQQPLQGKSGRGRS from the exons ATGCCGGGAAtcgtagttttttttttttttaaacaccctGAAATCAGACAATCGGCAACGTGCACCTTGGTGAACTATCGAATG ATGGCGACCGATCAGATGACCGATCATGTAAATGGGAATGGTACAGAGGAACCAATAGACATAACTGAAGTGGACACAACTACAGCTGAAGTTATCCATTCAGACAATTTCCAGACTTTATTAGATGCTGGTTTACCACAGAAAGTTGCAGAAAAACTAGATGCAATTTACATAGCAG GCCTGGTAGCGCACAGTGACCTAGATGAAAGGGCTATTGAAGCATTGAAAGAATTTAACGAAGAAGGTGCTCTACAAGTCCTGCTTGATTTTAAGGAAAGTGATCTGTCGCACGTGCAA AACAAAAGTGCCTTCCTCTGTGGAGTAATGAAGACTTATAGACAGAGGGAGAAGCATGGGACCAAAGTTTCAGATCCCACGAAAGGACCAGATGAGGcgaaaataaaa GCTCTGCTTGATAGAACCATCTATACACTTGATGTGACAACGGGTCAGCGGAAGTATGGAGGCCCCCCCCCTGAGTCTGTGTATTCAGGTGCTCAACCCACTATTGGAACAGAG ATATTTGTTGGGAAAATTCCTCGAGACTTGTTTGAGGATGAGCTGGTGCCCCTTTTTGAGAAGGCGGGACCTATCTGGGATCTACGTCTAATGATGGACCCCCTGAGTGGCTTGAACAGGGGCTACGCCTTTGTTACCTTCTGCACTAAAGAGGCTGCCTCGGAGACTGTAAACCTG TGTAATAATCATGAAATACGCCCCGGCAAACACATTGGAGTGTGTATATCTGTTGCCAATAACCGGCTGTTCGTCGGCTCCATCCCCAAGAGTAAAACGAAAGAACAGATTGTGGAGGAGTTTGCTAAAGTCACAG AGGGTCTTAATGATGTCATACTGTACCATCAGCCAGATGACAAAAAGAAGAACAGAGGTTTTTGCTTTTTGGAATACGAGGACCATAAAACTGCTGCTCAGGCCAGACGCAGGCTAATGAGTGGCAAGGTGAAAGTGTGGGGGAACATGGTTACTGTGGAATGGGCAGACCCCATCGAGGACCCAGATCCAGAGGTTATGGCCAAG GTCAAAGTTTTGTTTGTCCGAAACCTTGCGAACAGTGTTACGGAAGAAATACTTGAAAAATCCTTCGGCCAGTTTGGGAAACTGGAGCGAGTGAAAAAGCTGAAAGATTACGCCTTCGTTCACTTTGATGAGAGGGACGCTGCAGTCAAG GCGTTGGCTCAAATGAATGGCAAAGTTCTGGAAGGAGAGCACATTGACATAGTCTTTGCAAAGCCCCCCGATCAGAAGAGGAAGGAACGCAAAGCTCAGAGACAAGCAGCCAAAACAAACAT gtatgatgatgatgattattattataaCTACGGCCCCCCTCAGTTGCCCCCTCCCACAAGAGGCGGCCGAGGTAGGGGAGGTTATTCTTACCCACCCGACTATTATGGCTACGATGATTACTACGATTATTATGGATATGATTACCCCAACTACCGCGGGGGATACGACTACGACTACTACGGCTATGATGACTTTCAGGCTCCCGCTAGAGGAAGAGGGGGCAGAGGTGCACGGGGGGCATCCCCAGCCAGAGACAGGTCAGGCGCTCCCAGGGGCAGAGGTGGCTTTTCCCCTCGTGGTGGTCCAGGATCAAGCAGAGGAGGTGTGCAACAGAGAGGCCGCGGCGGGGTACGTGGTGCGAGGGGTGACCGCGGTGGAAATGTAGGAGGAAAGCGCAAAGCTGATGGGTACAACCAGCCAGATTCCAAGCGGCGCCAAACCAATAATCAGAACTGGGGCTCTCAACCCATTGCTCAGCAACCGCTCCAAG GGAAAAGTGGTCGAGGCCGGTCCTGA
- the LOC120019643 gene encoding heterogeneous nuclear ribonucleoprotein Q-like isoform X1 yields the protein MPGIVVFFFFKHPEIRQSATCTLVNYRMMATDQMTDHVNGNGTEEPIDITEVDTTTAEVIHSDNFQTLLDAGLPQKVAEKLDAIYIAGLVAHSDLDERAIEALKEFNEEGALQVLLDFKESDLSHVQNKSAFLCGVMKTYRQREKHGTKVSDPTKGPDEAKIKALLDRTIYTLDVTTGQRKYGGPPPESVYSGAQPTIGTEIFVGKIPRDLFEDELVPLFEKAGPIWDLRLMMDPLSGLNRGYAFVTFCTKEAASETVNLCNNHEIRPGKHIGVCISVANNRLFVGSIPKSKTKEQIVEEFAKVTEGLNDVILYHQPDDKKKNRGFCFLEYEDHKTAAQARRRLMSGKVKVWGNMVTVEWADPIEDPDPEVMAKVKVLFVRNLANSVTEEILEKSFGQFGKLERVKKLKDYAFVHFDERDAAVKALAQMNGKVLEGEHIDIVFAKPPDQKRKERKAQRQAAKTNMYDDDDYYYNYGPPQLPPPTRGGRGRGGYSYPPDYYGYDDYYDYYGYDYPNYRGGYDYDYYGYDDFQAPARGRGGRGARGASPARDRSGAPRGRGGFSPRGGPGSSRGGVQQRGRGGVRGARGDRGGNVGGKRKADGYNQPDSKRRQTNNQNWGSQPIAQQPLQGGDRSGNYGYKSDNQEFYQDYFGQQWK from the exons ATGCCGGGAAtcgtagttttttttttttttaaacaccctGAAATCAGACAATCGGCAACGTGCACCTTGGTGAACTATCGAATG ATGGCGACCGATCAGATGACCGATCATGTAAATGGGAATGGTACAGAGGAACCAATAGACATAACTGAAGTGGACACAACTACAGCTGAAGTTATCCATTCAGACAATTTCCAGACTTTATTAGATGCTGGTTTACCACAGAAAGTTGCAGAAAAACTAGATGCAATTTACATAGCAG GCCTGGTAGCGCACAGTGACCTAGATGAAAGGGCTATTGAAGCATTGAAAGAATTTAACGAAGAAGGTGCTCTACAAGTCCTGCTTGATTTTAAGGAAAGTGATCTGTCGCACGTGCAA AACAAAAGTGCCTTCCTCTGTGGAGTAATGAAGACTTATAGACAGAGGGAGAAGCATGGGACCAAAGTTTCAGATCCCACGAAAGGACCAGATGAGGcgaaaataaaa GCTCTGCTTGATAGAACCATCTATACACTTGATGTGACAACGGGTCAGCGGAAGTATGGAGGCCCCCCCCCTGAGTCTGTGTATTCAGGTGCTCAACCCACTATTGGAACAGAG ATATTTGTTGGGAAAATTCCTCGAGACTTGTTTGAGGATGAGCTGGTGCCCCTTTTTGAGAAGGCGGGACCTATCTGGGATCTACGTCTAATGATGGACCCCCTGAGTGGCTTGAACAGGGGCTACGCCTTTGTTACCTTCTGCACTAAAGAGGCTGCCTCGGAGACTGTAAACCTG TGTAATAATCATGAAATACGCCCCGGCAAACACATTGGAGTGTGTATATCTGTTGCCAATAACCGGCTGTTCGTCGGCTCCATCCCCAAGAGTAAAACGAAAGAACAGATTGTGGAGGAGTTTGCTAAAGTCACAG AGGGTCTTAATGATGTCATACTGTACCATCAGCCAGATGACAAAAAGAAGAACAGAGGTTTTTGCTTTTTGGAATACGAGGACCATAAAACTGCTGCTCAGGCCAGACGCAGGCTAATGAGTGGCAAGGTGAAAGTGTGGGGGAACATGGTTACTGTGGAATGGGCAGACCCCATCGAGGACCCAGATCCAGAGGTTATGGCCAAG GTCAAAGTTTTGTTTGTCCGAAACCTTGCGAACAGTGTTACGGAAGAAATACTTGAAAAATCCTTCGGCCAGTTTGGGAAACTGGAGCGAGTGAAAAAGCTGAAAGATTACGCCTTCGTTCACTTTGATGAGAGGGACGCTGCAGTCAAG GCGTTGGCTCAAATGAATGGCAAAGTTCTGGAAGGAGAGCACATTGACATAGTCTTTGCAAAGCCCCCCGATCAGAAGAGGAAGGAACGCAAAGCTCAGAGACAAGCAGCCAAAACAAACAT gtatgatgatgatgattattattataaCTACGGCCCCCCTCAGTTGCCCCCTCCCACAAGAGGCGGCCGAGGTAGGGGAGGTTATTCTTACCCACCCGACTATTATGGCTACGATGATTACTACGATTATTATGGATATGATTACCCCAACTACCGCGGGGGATACGACTACGACTACTACGGCTATGATGACTTTCAGGCTCCCGCTAGAGGAAGAGGGGGCAGAGGTGCACGGGGGGCATCCCCAGCCAGAGACAGGTCAGGCGCTCCCAGGGGCAGAGGTGGCTTTTCCCCTCGTGGTGGTCCAGGATCAAGCAGAGGAGGTGTGCAACAGAGAGGCCGCGGCGGGGTACGTGGTGCGAGGGGTGACCGCGGTGGAAATGTAGGAGGAAAGCGCAAAGCTGATGGGTACAACCAGCCAGATTCCAAGCGGCGCCAAACCAATAATCAGAACTGGGGCTCTCAACCCATTGCTCAGCAACCGCTCCAAGGTGGTGATCGTTCTGGTAACTATGGTTACAAATCTGACAACCAGGAGTTTTATCAGGATTATTTTGGGCAACAGTGGAAGTAG
- the LOC120019643 gene encoding heterogeneous nuclear ribonucleoprotein Q-like isoform X4: MATDQMTDHVNGNGTEEPIDITEVDTTTAEVIHSDNFQTLLDAGLPQKVAEKLDAIYIAGLVAHSDLDERAIEALKEFNEEGALQVLLDFKESDLSHVQNKSAFLCGVMKTYRQREKHGTKVSDPTKGPDEAKIKALLDRTIYTLDVTTGQRKYGGPPPESVYSGAQPTIGTEIFVGKIPRDLFEDELVPLFEKAGPIWDLRLMMDPLSGLNRGYAFVTFCTKEAASETVNLCNNHEIRPGKHIGVCISVANNRLFVGSIPKSKTKEQIVEEFAKVTEGLNDVILYHQPDDKKKNRGFCFLEYEDHKTAAQARRRLMSGKVKVWGNMVTVEWADPIEDPDPEVMAKVKVLFVRNLANSVTEEILEKSFGQFGKLERVKKLKDYAFVHFDERDAAVKALAQMNGKVLEGEHIDIVFAKPPDQKRKERKAQRQAAKTNMYDDDDYYYNYGPPQLPPPTRGGRGRGGYSYPPDYYGYDDYYDYYGYDYPNYRGGYDYDYYGYDDFQAPARGRGGRGARGASPARDRSGAPRGRGGFSPRGGPGSSRGGVQQRGRGGVRGARGDRGGNVGGKRKADGYNQPDSKRRQTNNQNWGSQPIAQQPLQGGDRSGNYGYKSDNQEFYQDYFGQQWK, from the exons ATGGCGACCGATCAGATGACCGATCATGTAAATGGGAATGGTACAGAGGAACCAATAGACATAACTGAAGTGGACACAACTACAGCTGAAGTTATCCATTCAGACAATTTCCAGACTTTATTAGATGCTGGTTTACCACAGAAAGTTGCAGAAAAACTAGATGCAATTTACATAGCAG GCCTGGTAGCGCACAGTGACCTAGATGAAAGGGCTATTGAAGCATTGAAAGAATTTAACGAAGAAGGTGCTCTACAAGTCCTGCTTGATTTTAAGGAAAGTGATCTGTCGCACGTGCAA AACAAAAGTGCCTTCCTCTGTGGAGTAATGAAGACTTATAGACAGAGGGAGAAGCATGGGACCAAAGTTTCAGATCCCACGAAAGGACCAGATGAGGcgaaaataaaa GCTCTGCTTGATAGAACCATCTATACACTTGATGTGACAACGGGTCAGCGGAAGTATGGAGGCCCCCCCCCTGAGTCTGTGTATTCAGGTGCTCAACCCACTATTGGAACAGAG ATATTTGTTGGGAAAATTCCTCGAGACTTGTTTGAGGATGAGCTGGTGCCCCTTTTTGAGAAGGCGGGACCTATCTGGGATCTACGTCTAATGATGGACCCCCTGAGTGGCTTGAACAGGGGCTACGCCTTTGTTACCTTCTGCACTAAAGAGGCTGCCTCGGAGACTGTAAACCTG TGTAATAATCATGAAATACGCCCCGGCAAACACATTGGAGTGTGTATATCTGTTGCCAATAACCGGCTGTTCGTCGGCTCCATCCCCAAGAGTAAAACGAAAGAACAGATTGTGGAGGAGTTTGCTAAAGTCACAG AGGGTCTTAATGATGTCATACTGTACCATCAGCCAGATGACAAAAAGAAGAACAGAGGTTTTTGCTTTTTGGAATACGAGGACCATAAAACTGCTGCTCAGGCCAGACGCAGGCTAATGAGTGGCAAGGTGAAAGTGTGGGGGAACATGGTTACTGTGGAATGGGCAGACCCCATCGAGGACCCAGATCCAGAGGTTATGGCCAAG GTCAAAGTTTTGTTTGTCCGAAACCTTGCGAACAGTGTTACGGAAGAAATACTTGAAAAATCCTTCGGCCAGTTTGGGAAACTGGAGCGAGTGAAAAAGCTGAAAGATTACGCCTTCGTTCACTTTGATGAGAGGGACGCTGCAGTCAAG GCGTTGGCTCAAATGAATGGCAAAGTTCTGGAAGGAGAGCACATTGACATAGTCTTTGCAAAGCCCCCCGATCAGAAGAGGAAGGAACGCAAAGCTCAGAGACAAGCAGCCAAAACAAACAT gtatgatgatgatgattattattataaCTACGGCCCCCCTCAGTTGCCCCCTCCCACAAGAGGCGGCCGAGGTAGGGGAGGTTATTCTTACCCACCCGACTATTATGGCTACGATGATTACTACGATTATTATGGATATGATTACCCCAACTACCGCGGGGGATACGACTACGACTACTACGGCTATGATGACTTTCAGGCTCCCGCTAGAGGAAGAGGGGGCAGAGGTGCACGGGGGGCATCCCCAGCCAGAGACAGGTCAGGCGCTCCCAGGGGCAGAGGTGGCTTTTCCCCTCGTGGTGGTCCAGGATCAAGCAGAGGAGGTGTGCAACAGAGAGGCCGCGGCGGGGTACGTGGTGCGAGGGGTGACCGCGGTGGAAATGTAGGAGGAAAGCGCAAAGCTGATGGGTACAACCAGCCAGATTCCAAGCGGCGCCAAACCAATAATCAGAACTGGGGCTCTCAACCCATTGCTCAGCAACCGCTCCAAGGTGGTGATCGTTCTGGTAACTATGGTTACAAATCTGACAACCAGGAGTTTTATCAGGATTATTTTGGGCAACAGTGGAAGTAG